The following coding sequences lie in one Vespa velutina chromosome 24, iVesVel2.1, whole genome shotgun sequence genomic window:
- the LOC124956955 gene encoding uncharacterized protein LOC124956955, whose translation MSSISKHSKSVSNMIDKIDSNKKDTKNLIEKRYRTCYMSDDLDFEKNIESNSPSSVNAEKSRNLVTKLIGRFEKKNDKSNDPTKNVNKEFLRRSFMRIPLPRVTTYYHDTCDNSSNLRESTLDENIKRLSNIKSVQLNKNVKIFENDIETVNDSNIITKSSSSNFRLVDNDPKEKWTTSDKRWSETTNDEKINQKKSIKEVLSSLISWKKYNNKNKSRRSRSCDKSEKHHEILPSISIIPRAHSLQTVVINNTKDKNNTNLNRNATIRPIYGIKRNQTTPKKYLESFQSIKINPRKEDSGYGSGILSVEESIENLVKPSAIREMSKKLTFIPEQHKDQETWNHKDNIDRYRQVLSHCKKDRNSYQRKSFVHDELKEAVKKRFNDSSNESIIYTQPINHELKRNYSSLYINKIKVNTEYENTQNIFSPLQ comes from the exons ATGTCCTCGATAAGTAAACATTCGAAATCTGTGTCAAATATGATCGATAAGATTGActcgaataaaaaagacacaaaaaatttgatcgaaaAACGATATAGAACGTGTTATATGTCCGACGATTTAGATTTCGAGAAGAACATTGAATCAAATAGTCCTTCTTCTGTTAATGCAGAAAAATCGAGAAATTTGGTAACAAAATTAATCGGtcgttttgaaaagaaaaatgataaaagtaatGATCCTACGAAGAATGTAAATAAGGAATTTTTACGAAGATCTTTCATGAGAATCCCTTTACCAAGGGTCACTACGTATTATCACGATACATGTGACAATTCTTCTAATCTACGAGAATCAACGTtggatgaaaatattaaaagattatcgAACATAAAAAGTGtacaattgaataaaaatgtaaaaatattcgagaatGATATTGAAACCGTTAACGATTCGAACATAATTACCAAATCATCGTCATCGAATTTTCGATTGGTCGACAATgatccaaaagaaaaatggacgACTTCGGATAAACGATGGAGCGAAACTacaaatgatgaaaaaatcaATCAAAAGAAATCTATCAAAGAAGTTTTAAGTTCTTTGATCAGttggaaaaaatataacaataaaaataaatcccGACGTTCCCGATCTTGTGATAAATCAGAGAAGCATCATGAAATATTGCCTTCTATATCAATTATACCAAGAGCACATTCTTTGCAAActgttgttattaataatactaaagataaaaataatacaaat TTAAATCGAAATGCAACGATTCGACCGATTTATggtattaaaagaaatcagACAACACCAAAGAAATATCTCGAATCCTttcaatcaataaaaataaatccacGTAAGGAAGATTCCGGTTATGGTTCTGGAATATTGTCGGTCGAAGAATCCATTGAAAATCTTGTCAAACCATCGGCGATTCGAGAAATGTCTAAAAAGCTTACGTTTATACCTGAACAACATAAAGATCAAGAAACGTGGAATCATAAAGACAATATAGATCGTTATAGGCAAGTTTTAAGTCATTGCAAGAAAGATAGGAATtcttatcaaagaaaatctttcgttCATGATGAGTTAAAAGAAGccgtaaaaaaaagattcaatgaTTCATCGAatgaaagtattatttatactcAGCCAATAAATCATGAATTAAAACGTAATTACTCATCGTTATATATCAACAAAATCAAAGTCAATACGGAATACGAAAATACTCAGAATATTTTTAGTCCTTTGCAATGA
- the LOC124957182 gene encoding Hermansky-Pudlak syndrome 5 protein homolog, giving the protein MQEFPYILSECEEINQVLHKPINSTQRIKYTCLNVSQNYIILGSTSGSIYLFNREPCTFRQLIPLSEGIVSNVSISPDEKIIALATTRGIICVVTLKPTIKLIATSNEHAYEKIMCLCWNDNSSEIYIGDGTGKVSAIVLTVFTMNGMFQSPSCTLMNLDSSIVQLNFSSPFLLISTLTRCYICDTVHEQYKQIGNKARNGEFGACFYKIQIDENVKTSTAVKKGQDIVKKKSSFSFISESNSNISESISPKIFCARPGSRFWEVSASGVVLKTHQFKELLAIPPMKIHKVTKQALEQRKYINHSWTSQSINFPQLFVIASKYLFSYTSNGLYILDLVNPNVILWSNEFTNITMVDVIENKIYLMISDNEFHCLTLYTLDALILHLYYTKQYYNCLETCITYKSQLSKLINDKYINDIYGIETNQRKLENDEISVLLQPLISILKSNLNSSPIKLDSGIVVVNSGNLKQKFNEDQQNKLTQQICSSSESIQISSIQNTPSDIKNILELNSNLSSTLDENLIKKIQIDLEPICTLSSSMKISMTEKEMEMFILDIRKKMDNIECLYKTLPQFKDLACDIIHIAKINFTKTFLTNVSIELLRSTMNMIITDHFIGAFILINTSNYKECTCGFPFPIDQIKEPSFLEIGKTLLQKLVNRSTERCIHLCNRVPYMWREYTTLYIKEQYAIEDILRQCLLTQDSVTLSIILPILDVNQWKLITMYLKKMNDKKCLSCEKLITLETNISSINWNRVIFEVMKRDGPDIAMVFFKKLEMLLPLESFDKSIFQSFIFSKILHHHGMQLAVDFKSNSNIYGYNTMCSTKIRDQLIKVLKRDIARFDNKNILSTGAHHWGMQYKSKNKSSTCPCCTLSLQTSVLLDNNGIAIFPCGHTYHVNCMIEKKLTKCNLH; this is encoded by the exons ATGCAGGAATTTCCTTACATATTGTCGGAATgcgaagaaataaatcaagtGTTACACAAGCCTATAAACTCGACACAAAGAATTAAG tATACATGCCTTAATGTTTCACAAAATTACATTATACTTGGATCAACTAGTGGAAGTATCTACCTCTTCAACAGAGAACCATGTACTTTTCGACAATTAATACCATTATCG gAAGGCATAGTCTCAAATGTTTCAATATCACCTGATGAAAAAATCATAGCATTAGCTACAACGCGTGGAATAATATGTGTTGTTACTTTAAAACcaactataaaattaattgctaCATCGAATGAACATgcttatgaaaaaattatgtgCCTCTGTTGGAATGATAATAGttctgaaatatatattggTGATGGCACTGGCAAAGTTTCTGCAATTGTATTAACCGTTTTTACA ATGAATGGAATGTTTCAATCACCATCCTGTACATTAATGAATTTAGATTCGAGTATtgtacaattaaatttttcatcaccttttttattgatatcaaCTTTAACACGCTGTTATATATGTGATACAGTTCATGaacaatataaacaaataggTAACAAAGCAAGAAATGGAGAATTTGGTgcatgtttttataaaatacaaatcgatgaaaatgttaaaactTCGACTGCTGTTAAAAAGGGGCAAgatattgttaaaaagaaaagttcatttagttttatttcagaaagtaatagtaatatatcaGAGTCTATTTCACCAAAAATTTTTTGTGCCCGACCTGGTTCAAGATTTTGGGAAGTATCTGCGAGTGGTGTAGTTTTAAAAACTCAtcaatttaaagaattattagcGATACCACCTATGAAAATACATAAAGTAACTAAGCAAGCAttagaacaaagaaaatatattaatcattcatGGACTTCACAATCGATCAATTTTCCtcaattatttgtaattgcttccaagtatttattttcttacacaTCTAATGGCTTATATATTCTTGATCTTGTGAATCCAAATGTAATACTATGGAGTAATGAGTTTACAAACATTACAATGGTAGAtgtcatagaaaataaaatatatttaatgatctCTGATAATGAGTTCCATTGTTTAACACTTTATACGCTTGATGCATTAATATTGCACTTGTATTATACTAAACAGTATTACAATTGCTTAGAAACTTGTATTACATACAAATCGCAGctatcgaaattaattaatgataaatatatcaatgacATCTACGGTATTGAAACTAATCAACGAAAATTGGAGAACGATGAGATATCAGTATTACTGCAACCATTAATTTCTATACtgaaatcaaatttaaattctaGTCCTATCAAATTAGATTCGGGTATTGTTGTAGTTAATTCAGGAAActtgaaacaaaaatttaacgaagatCAACAAAATAAATTGACACAACAAATTTGTTCATCTTCCGAATCTATTCAAATATCCTCTATACAAAATACACCTtcggatattaaaaatatattagaattaaaCAGTAATCTATCATCTACAttagatgaaaatttaataaaaaagatacaaattgATTTAGAACCTATATGTACATTATCTAGCAGCATGAAAATCTCAATGACtgaaaaagagatggaaatgTTTATTCTtgatatacgtaaaaaaatgGACAATATCGAATGTTTATACAAAACTTTACCTCAGTTTAAAGATTTGGCATgtgatataatacatattgccaaaattaattttaccaaAACATTTTTGACAAATGTATCGATAGAATTATTACGTTCTACAATGAATATGATTATTACAGATCATTTTATAGGTGCTTTCATTCTTATAAATACATCTAATTATAAGGAATGTACCTGTGGTTTTCCATTTCCAATAGATCAAATAAAAGAGCCAAGCTTTTTAGAAATTGGCAAAACTCTTTTACAAAAACTTGTAAATAGAAGTACAGAAAgatgtatacatttatgtaataGAGTACCTTATATGTGGAGAGAATATACGactttgtatataaaagaacaatACGCTATAGAAGACATATTACGACAATGCCTTTTAACTCAAGATAGTGTTACATTGTCAATTATTTTACCAATATTAGATGTGAATCAGTGGAAATTGATtacaatgtatttaaaaaaaatgaatgataaaaagtGTCTCTCttgtgaaaaattaataacattagaaacaaatatttcttcaataaaTTGGAACAGAGTAATATTTGAAGTTATGAAAAGGGATGGCCCAGATATAGCTAtggtattttttaaaaaattggaaaTGTTACTTCCTCTCGAATCATTTGATAAAAG TATATTTCAgtcgtttatattttcgaaaattttacaTCATCATGGCATGCAATTGGCAGTAGATTTTAAATCCAATTCcaatatatatggatataataCAATGTGTTCCACAAAG ATTCGAGATCAATTAATAAAggtattaaaaagagatatagcTCGAtttgataacaaaaatatattaagcaCTGGTGCTCATCATTGGGGAATGcaatataaatctaaaaataagtCATCGACATGTCCATGTtgtactctttctctccaaaCATCAGTTCTCTTAGATAATAATGGTATAGCAATTTTCCCCTGTGGTCATACATATCATGTAAATtgtatgatagaaaaaaaactcaCTAAATGTAATCTTCATTga
- the LOC124956957 gene encoding meiotic nuclear division protein 1 homolog: MSKRKGLTLDEKRARMLQIFYERREFFTLKELEKIAPKEKGIVAQTVKDVLQTLVDDGLVRSDKIGTSIYFWTFPGENITAVENRIAHASKRIVEAEFKLQKLKEECIKEQTGREDTEERRNLLQEIQQLREKENELKNHIAKLSDVDPEVIGKMAERAQMFKEVTNIWTDNIFAIQSWCKRKFDISEQDLNKQFSISDDLDYKE, from the exons ATGTCCAAAAGAAAAGGTCTGACTCTTGATGAAAAACGAGCTAGAAtgcttcaaatattttatgagaGAAGGGAATTTTTCACgttaaaagaattagaaaagattGCACCTAAGGAGAAGGGTATAGTTGCTCAAACTGTAAAAGATGTTCTTCAAACTTTAGTAGATGATGGTCTAGTTAGATCTGATAAAATTGGcacttctatatatttttggaCATTTCCTgg aGAGAATATAACTGCTGTAGAAAATAGGATAGCACATGCGAGTAAGAGAATAGTTGAAGCTGAATTTAAGCtacaaaaattaaaggaagaaTGTATTAAAGAGCAg ACTGGTAGAGAAGATACAGAAGAAAGGCGAAATTTGTTACAAGAAATACAGCAattaagagagaaggaaaatgaattgaaaaatcaCATTGCTAAACTTAGCGACGTAGATCCAGAAGTAATTGGAAAAATGGCAGAGAGAGCACAG ATGTTCAAAGAAGTAACTAATATATGGACAGACAATATCTTTGCCATTCAAAGTTGGTGCAAgagaaaatttgatatatcaGAGCAAGATCTCAATAAACAATTTAGTATCTCTGATGATTTGGACtataaggaataa
- the LOC124956954 gene encoding squamous cell carcinoma antigen recognized by T-cells 3-like gives MEEMDLKNEIDKEKCSSTSSLNVSKEEVELIEDEEQENEEDEEINNKDEKENGDGLNDDDDDNENNDDNMDDDDNDDDDDDDDDGDNGDDDDEGEDDEDADEAEIKILETLLSQNPYDYSSHVALIKKFETMGELERLRGARENMSSKYPLSPELWLSWIRDEIKLAVNTEEKAEVIKLCERAVKDYLSVDIWLEYLQFSIGNMDNEKNGTKNVRQLFEIALTSVGLHTIKGAIIWEAFREFEAVLFALIDPSNKAERKEQLERIGNLFRRQLACPLLDMEKTHEEYEAWRAGDGVQATIDDSIVLGGYERAFAKLNLRLPYEEKIVSAQNESELFDAFKAYLLYEKQNGDPGRVTVLYERAIADLSLEVPLWLDYLNYLENNIKIESILSEIYERASRNIPWCSTIWQKWIRAYEKWERPVLEVQVLLENALAIGFPTAEDYRDLWMKYLEYLRRKIDKNVEEDDKQIDILRNTFNRACEHLAKIFGLDGDPNCVILQYWARTEAITANNMEKARSLWTDIFSQGHSVTASYWLEYISLERCYGDTKHLRKLYKKALTSVKDWPESVANSWLDFERDEGNLEQMEFCELKTKEKLDKVIEERSKAQQANLQNELFAQSKKTNKRKAEDAGKWKNLGSSAFKIMKMDERNKFKLRERRLDLDKKMEDDKEQIKAEVQPPPGFKSFENEKTIDTNRDIDDKLTVFISNLDYTATEDEVRNALKPAGLITSFKMIRDYKGRSKGYCYVQLTNKEAVEKALTLDRTRINGRPMFVSKCDPNKSTRSSGFKYNSILEKNKLFVKGLPVATTKEDLEKIFNIHGKLKDVRLVTYRNGHSKGLAYIEYLDESDAAKALIATDGMKIGDKEINVAISQPPERKKGEEISYVKSLGSSTVSRTTFGLPKTLLSMVPRNVKITSINNTNDNDKSSSKNGISQPKSNQDFRNMLLNKK, from the exons ATGGAAGAAatggatttaaaaaatgagatagacaaagaaaagTGTTCAAGTACGAGCTCATTAAATGTAAGTAAAGAGGAGGTAGAATTAATTGAAGATGAAGAACAAGAGAAtgaagaggatgaagaaataaataataaagatgaaaaggaGAACGGGGATGGtttaaatgatgatgatgatgataatgaaaataatgatgataatatggatgatgatgataatgatgatgatgatgatgatgatgatgatggtgataatggtgatgatgatgatgaaggcgaagacgacgaagatgcTGATGAAGCAGAAATCAAAATTTTAGAGACTTTATTGTCACAAAATCCTTATGATTACAGTAGTCATGTagcattgataaaaaaatttgagaCAATGGGAGAACTTGAACGTTTACGTGGTgcaagagaaaatatgagTTCAAAGTATCCATTGAGTCCAGAATTATGGTTATCATGGATACGCGATGAGATTAAATTAGCTGTGAATACGGAAGAAAAAGCTGAAGTCATCAAACTGTGCGAAAGAGCTGTTAAAGATTATCTCT ctGTTGACATTTGGTtggaatatttacaattcaGTATTGGAAATATggataatgaaaagaatggAACTAAAAATGTTCGTCAGCTTTTTGAAATTGCATTGACATCCGTTGGATTGCATACTATCAAAGGAGCCATAATATGGGAAGCATTTAGAGAATTTGAAGCAGTATTATTTGCATTG ATTGATCCTTCAAACAAAgctgaaagaaaggaacaattGGAACGTATTGGAAATCTTTTCCGTCGTCAATTAGCATGTCCTTTACTTGATATGGAGAAAACACATGAAGAGTATGAAGCTTGGAGGGCTGGAGATGGTGTTCAAGCTACTATAGATGATAGTATTGTATTGGGAGGATATGAACGTGCTTTTGCAAAATTAAATCTACGTCTTccttatgaagaaaaaatagtatcTGCACAAAATGAAAGTGAATTGTTTGATGCTTTTAAAGCATATTTGttatatgaaaaacaaaatgggGATCCAGGACGTGTTACGGTTTTATACGAAAGAGCAATTGCAGATCTTAGTCTTGAGGTACCACTTTGGTTggattatcttaattatcttgAAAACAATATTAAGATAGAGTCGATATTAAgtgaaatatatgaaagagcATCAAGGAATATTCCATGGTGTTCAACAATTTGGCAAAAATGGATTAGAGCGTATGAGAAATGGGAAAGACCTGTTCTAGAAGTTCAGGTATTATTGGAAAATGCTTTAGCTATAGGTTTTCCAACGGCAGAGGATTATCGTGATTTATGgatgaaatatttagaatatttgcgccgaaaaatagataaaaatgtagAAGAGGACGATAAACAAATTGATATTCTTCGTAATACATTTAATAGAGCTTGCGAACACTTAGCTAAAATTTTTGGTTTGGACGGTGATCCAAATTGtgttattttacaatattggGCAAGAACAGAAGCTATAACAGCGAATAATATGGAAAAGGCTAGATCTCTTTGGACTGATATATTTTCACAAGGCCATTCGGTAACTGCATCTTATTGGttggaatatatttctttagaaag ATGTTACGGCGATACGAAACATTTgagaaagttatataaaaaagcatTGACTTCGGTCAAGGACTGGCCAGAAAGCGTGGCAAATTCATGGTTGGATTTTGAGCGTGACGAAGGTAATCTCGAACAGATGGAATTTTGTgaattgaaaacaaaagaaaaattggacaAAGTTATAGAAGAAAGATCAAAAGCTCAGCAGGCTAATTtgcaaaatgaattatttgcaCAAtccaaaaaaacaaacaagagaAAAGCTGAAGATGCAGGTAAATGGAAGAATTTAGGAAGTTCTGcctttaaaataatgaaaatggatgaaagaaataaatttaaattacggGAAAGACGTCTTGACTTGGATAAGAAAATGGAGGATGACAAGGAACAAATTAAAGCTGAAGTACAGCCCCCGCCAGGTTtcaaatcatttgaaaatgaaaaaacaattgATACAAATCGTGATATAGATGATAAGTTAACCGTATTTATTAGTAATTTGGATTATACGGCAACCGAGGATGAAGTTAGGAACGCTTTAAAACCAGCAGGATTAATAACTTCGTTTAAAATGATTAGAGATTATAAGGGACGTAGCAAAGGTTATTGCTATGTACAATTAACCAATAAA GAGGCCGTTGAGAAAGCATTAACGTTAGATAGAACACGTATAAATGGACGTCCTATGTTTGTTTCAAAATGTGATCCTAACAAAAGTACAAGAAGTTCAGGATTTAAATACAACAGCATTTTGGAAAAGAATAAACTTTTTGTTAAag GTCTTCCAGTTGCAACGACAAAAGAAGATcttgaaaagatatttaatattcatggaaaattaaaagatgttCGTTTAGTTACTTACCGTAATGGACATTCCAAAGGATTGGCATACATTGAATATCTAGATGAAAGTGATGCTGCTAAGGCTCTTATTGCTACCGATGGTATGAAAATtggagataaagaaataaacgtgGCAATTAGTCAACCACCGGAAcgtaaaaaaggagaagaaatatCTTATGTAAAATCATTGGGTAGTAGTACAGTAAGTAGAACAACATTTGGATTAccaaaaacattattatccaTGGTACCGCGAAATGTTAAAATTACGAgcattaataatactaatgataatgataaaagttcATCTAAGAATGGAATATCACAGCCCAAAAGTAATCAAGATTTTCGGAATATGttgttgaataaaaaataa
- the LOC124956956 gene encoding uncharacterized protein LOC124956956: MRFVIFASICLLTLVVRRVLSHGRLIEPPSRASMWRYGFDTPHDYNDHECYCGGFTRQWQRNKGKCGICGDPWDSSTPRLHETGGKYGNGVIVRRYRTGSVIPVRVELTANHFGYFEFRTCPMIYRDKEVTQECLDKYLLRGENLTARYYPGPGNKVFEGYYKLPEGLTCRQCVFQWRYIAGNNWGDCGNGTGAIGCGPQEEFRACADIAIGDNETLSLPDLPKVPTTKSTPMDTSTEEPTSIPISAPSWLFSIIIAGTCLLVVLAAMALLYAYYYHAGRAKKWLLQRRLLTPENPPVAPPRHKKCHISNAQLQM; encoded by the exons ATGCGCTTCGTGATTTTTGCATCAATTTGTCTTTTGACATTAGTCGTAAGACGTGTATTATCTCATGGAAGACTGATAGAACCACCCTCAAGGGCATCTATGTGGAGATATGGTTTCGACACTCCCCATGATTACAATGATCACGAGTGCTATTGCGGTGGCTTCACTAGACAATGGCaacgaaataaaggaaaatgtgGAATTTGCGGAGATCCTTGGGACTCGTCTACC CCACGTTTGCACGAAACTGGTGGAAAGTATGGAAATGGGGTGATCGTTCGAAGATATCGAACTGGTTCCGTTATACCGGTACGCGTCGAGTTAACAGCAAATCATTTTGGCTATTTTGAATTTCGCACGTGTCCAATGATCTATCGTGACAAGGAAGTTACACAGGAATGTTTGGATAAATATCTACTACGTGGAGAAAATCTTACAGCAAGATATTATCCTGGTCCTGGTAATAAAGTCTTCGaaggatattataaattaccaGAAGGATTGACATGCAGACAATGCGTATTTCAATGGAGATACATAGCTGGAAATAATTGGGGTGATTGTGGAAATGGGACag GTGCCATTGGATGCGGACCGCAAGAGGAATTTCGTGCATGTGCCGATATTGCTATCGGTGACAATGAAACTTTATCGTTACCAGATCTTCCAAAAGTGCCAACAACAAAAAGTACACCTATGGATACATCAACAGAGGAACCAACTTCGATACCAATATCAGCACCCTCATGGTTATTCAGTATTATCATCGCTGGTACGTGTCTTTTGGTGGTGCTGGCTGCTATGGCACTGCTTTACGCGTATTATTACCACGCTGGTAGAGCCAAAAAATGGCTTTTGCAAAGAAGACTTCTGACACCAGAGAATCCACCTGTGGCTCCGCCAAGACACAAGAAATGTCACATCTCTAATGCACAATTGCAAATGTAA